The Arvicanthis niloticus isolate mArvNil1 chromosome 2, mArvNil1.pat.X, whole genome shotgun sequence genome includes a window with the following:
- the Asxl1 gene encoding polycomb group protein ASXL1 isoform X4, with protein sequence MKDKQKRKKERTWAEAARLVLENYSDAPMTPKQILQVIEAEGLKEMSGTSPLACLNAMLHSNSRGGEGLFYKLPGRISLFTLKF encoded by the exons atgaaggacaaacagaagaggaagaaggagcgcACGTGGGCCGAGGCCGCGCGCCTG GTGTTAGAAAACTACTCGGATGCGCCAATGACACCAAAACAGATTCTGCAGGTCATAGAGGCAGAAGGACTAAAGGAAATGAG TGGGACATCCCCTCTCGCGTGCCTCAATGCCATGCTGCATTCCAActcaagaggaggagaagggctATTTTATAAATTACCTGGCCGGATTAGTCTTTTCACACTCAAG
- the Asxl1 gene encoding polycomb group protein ASXL1 isoform X3 yields the protein MKDKQKRKKERTWAEAARLVLENYSDAPMTPKQILQVIEAEGLKEMSGTSPLACLNAMLHSNSRGGEGLFYKLPGRISLFTLKGLFIALPILELCGSR from the exons atgaaggacaaacagaagaggaagaaggagcgcACGTGGGCCGAGGCCGCGCGCCTG GTGTTAGAAAACTACTCGGATGCGCCAATGACACCAAAACAGATTCTGCAGGTCATAGAGGCAGAAGGACTAAAGGAAATGAG TGGGACATCCCCTCTCGCGTGCCTCAATGCCATGCTGCATTCCAActcaagaggaggagaagggctATTTTATAAATTACCTGGCCGGATTAGTCTTTTCACACTCAAG ggtCTCTTTATAGCTCTGCCTATCCTGGAACTGTGTGGATcaagatga